The proteins below come from a single Aegilops tauschii subsp. strangulata cultivar AL8/78 chromosome 6, Aet v6.0, whole genome shotgun sequence genomic window:
- the LOC109784987 gene encoding ethylene receptor 4-like: MDYQKMRRCGDGCDGAVDAMLQCQKVSDFLIAASYLSIPLELLYFASCADLAPVKWLLLQLAAFAVLGGAVHLLAVLTHHHPHSSGLLLASTAAKLLAALVSLATALSLLTFIPRLIRAKLREALLRAKARQLHRDVGLIRRRVEATSRVVRMLSRHIRDSPHDHHAILHTTMLHLADALALHSCAVWVPVPGDVLQLVYQLSLRDKGAVMLGSRAPIPAVDPDVVDVMSGVAAKVLRPGSALAAASGGGLQPPGGVAAIRMPMLKVSNFDGARTPEARSYAILVLVLPDTGRWSSQDLEIVEVVADQVAVALSHAAVLEEWQSIRDRLADQHRALLQAKNEAATATTGIHSVQSAMCGAMQRQMHSVIGLLSMLQHAAAAGMRPEQRLVVDAIARTSALTLALANDADAETLTTSRVPFGLHALVREAMAVARCMSGCSGVEFSYHSESSLPLPEWVVGDETRVFHLLLHMVTTLLGRRCDGAAPGRLTFSVESCNVGEEERYSRDVIPMRPSAGCSMRVKFQVGMQTKFPRRSASSDMGLSFGMCNKIVQMMNGSMRSSGSDGGSIITVVLQFQLQQSGVRRRTSPPSIPRFDGLRVLLADSDGTSRGVTGMLLEKLGCQVMPAPSGAHCLRLLESAGSCFQLVLLDLDKHAPAATMEDVFEVALRIGELGSGGWLLVLAALAVGDVDDRVLEVCQRSGINGVIQKPVTLVALGAQLAAALQNN, translated from the exons ATGGACTATCAGAAGATGCGGCGGTGCGGCGACGGGTGCGACGGCGCGGTGGACGCCATGCTGCAGTGCCAGAAGGTGAGCGACTTCCTCATCGCGGCCTCCTACCTCTCCATCCCGCTGGAGCTGCTCTACTTCGCCTCCTGCGCCGACCTCGCGCCCGTCAAgtggctgctgctccagctcgcCGCCTTCGCCGTGCTCGGCGGCGCCGTCCACCTGCTCGCCGTCCTCACCCACCACCACCCGCactcctccggcctcctcctcgccTCCACCGCCGCAAAGCTCCTCGCCGCGCTCGTCTCCCTGGCCACCGCGCTCTCGCTCCTCACCTTCATCCCGCGCCTCATCCGCGCCAAGCTCCGCGAGGCCCTGCTCCGCGCCAAGGCGCGCCAGCTCCACCGCGACGTCGGCCTCATCCGCCGCCGCGTCGAGGCCACCTCCCGCGTTGTCCGCATGCTCTCCCGCCACATCCGCGACTCCCCGCACGACCACCACGCCATCCTCCACACCACCATGCTCCACCTCGCCGACGCGCTCGCGCTGCACAGCTGCGCCGTCTGGGTGCCCGTGCCCGGCGACGTCCTCCAGCTGGTGTACCAGCTGAGCCTCAGAGACAAGGGCGCCGTCATGCTGGGCTCGCGGGCCCCTATCCCCGCCGTCGACCCTGACGTGGTCGACGTAATGTCCGGCGTGGCCGCCAAGGTGCTCCGGCCGGGATCGGCGCTTGCGGCGGCGAGCGGTGGCGGCCTGCAGCCTCCGGGGGGCGTGGCTGCCATACGGATGCCCATGCTCAAGGTCTCCAATTTCGACGGAGCGAGGACACCGGAGGCGAGGTCGTACGCCATCTTGGTGCTGGTTCTGCCTGACACGGGACGATGGAGCAGCCAAGACCTCGAGATCGTGGAGGTCGTCGCCGACCAGGTCGCCGTGGCGCTCTCTCACGCGGCGGTACTCGAGGAGTGGCAGTCGATCCGGGACAGGCTCGCCGATCAGCACAGGGCCCTGCTGCAGGCGAAGAACGAAGCGGCGACGGCGACCACGGGCATCCACTCCGTCCAGAGCGCCATGTGCGGGGCCATGCAGCGGCAGATGCACTCCGTCATCGGGCTGCTCTCCATGCTgcagcacgccgccgccgccggcatgCGGCCCGAGCAGAGGCTCGTCGTGGACGCCATCGCCCGGACAAGCGCGCTCACGCTGGCGCTGGCGAACGACGCCGACGCGGAGACGCTGACGACGAGCCGCGTGCCGTTCGGGCTCCACGCGCTGGTCAGGGAGGCCATGGCCGTCGCGCGATGCATGTCCGGCTGCAGCGGCGTTGAATTCTCGTACCACTCGGAGAGCTCCCTGCCCCTGCCCGAGTGGGTGGTCGGCGACGAGACGAGGGTGTTCCATCTCCTGCTGCACATGGTGACCACTCTGCTAGGTCGCCGTTGCGATGGCGCGGCGCCGGGCCGGCTCACGTTCTCCGTCGAGAGCTGCAATGTGGGCGAGGAGGAGAGGTACAGCCGGGACGTGATCCCGATGAGACCATCTGCAGGCTGCAGCATGCGTGTCAAGTTTCAGGTTGGGATGCAAACGAAGTTTCCCCGTCGATCGGCCAGCTCCGACATGGGGCTTAGCTTCGGCATGTGCAACAAGATCGTGCAG ATGATGAACGGCAGCATGCGATCGTCGGGATCGGACGGAGGAAGCATCATCACCGTCGTCCTGCAGTTCCAGCTGCAGCAGTCGGGCGTACGCCGGAGGACGTCGCCGCCATCCATCCCTCGCTTCGACGGCCTGAGGGTCCTGCTCGCGGACAGCGACGGCACAAGCCGGGGGGTGACCGGGATGCTCCTCGAGAAGCTCGGGTGCCAGGTGATGCCGGCGCCGTCGGGAGCCCACTGCCTGCGCCTGCTGGAGAGCGCCGGGTCGTGTTTCCAGCTGGTGCTTCTCGACCTCGACAAGCACGCTCCGGCAGCGACGATGGAGGACGTGTTCGAGGTGGCGCTCCGGATCGGCGAGCTGGGGAGCGGCGGCTGGCTGCTCGTGCTCGCCGCCCTCGCGGTCGGCGACGTCGACGACCGCGTCCTCGAGGTGTGCCAGCGGTCGGGGATAAATGGCGTGATACAGAAGCCCGTCACGCTGGTGGCGCTCGGTGCCCAGCTCGCTGCAGCCCTTCAGAACAATTAG